From one Candidatus Binataceae bacterium genomic stretch:
- a CDS encoding efflux RND transporter periplasmic adaptor subunit, whose product MEEDPREYQAKPPGKFFFAGWVGAIALAVIATAGLVLARDFWIGRQSSELARENAMGMHVLVRPVMHAPTVRHVKLPASLRGFDETDIFAKVAGYLGKINVDKGDRVRAGEVIAIVDSPETDHQVANARANYNLALVTDRRYRQLLDSGVISRQDFDNQHANMLQLRATLEQILALQKYEVVTAPFDGIVSWRYIDPGHLVPQSTAGSSATSAIVQVARLKPLRLFAYMPQNTALFLRNGDHSTFQVNEYPQRTFDGIVARHPQALAADSRTMIVEVDLPNEDVALYPGMYGFVTFTVSTPGGAPLVPDDALIFRNNRIYVPIVRANRLHLVEVGLGFDNGVSVQ is encoded by the coding sequence ATGGAAGAAGATCCAAGAGAATATCAGGCCAAGCCGCCCGGCAAGTTTTTCTTTGCTGGATGGGTTGGTGCGATCGCCCTGGCGGTGATCGCGACTGCCGGCCTGGTGCTCGCGCGCGATTTCTGGATCGGCCGCCAGAGCTCCGAGCTTGCGCGCGAGAACGCCATGGGTATGCACGTCCTGGTGAGGCCCGTGATGCATGCTCCGACGGTCCGCCACGTCAAGCTGCCAGCGTCGCTGCGCGGCTTCGATGAGACCGACATCTTTGCGAAGGTTGCCGGCTACCTGGGGAAGATCAACGTTGACAAGGGCGACCGTGTCAGGGCCGGCGAGGTTATCGCTATCGTCGACTCGCCCGAGACCGATCACCAGGTCGCCAACGCTCGCGCCAACTACAACCTGGCGCTAGTGACGGATCGCCGCTACCGGCAACTCCTCGACAGCGGCGTCATATCCCGCCAGGACTTCGACAACCAGCATGCGAACATGCTCCAATTGAGAGCCACCCTGGAACAAATCCTGGCATTGCAGAAGTACGAGGTGGTCACCGCGCCGTTCGATGGGATCGTGTCGTGGCGGTACATCGACCCGGGCCATCTGGTTCCGCAAAGCACCGCGGGCTCAAGTGCGACCAGCGCGATCGTGCAGGTCGCGAGACTGAAGCCCTTGCGCTTGTTCGCGTATATGCCGCAGAACACCGCTCTATTCCTAAGAAATGGCGACCATTCGACGTTTCAAGTGAATGAATATCCCCAGCGTACGTTCGACGGGATCGTGGCGCGGCATCCCCAAGCGCTGGCGGCCGACTCGCGCACGATGATCGTCGAGGTCGATCTGCCCAATGAAGATGTTGCTCTCTATCCGGGCATGTATGGGTTTGTGACCTTCACGGTGTCGACCCCGGGGGGCGCACCTCTGGTGCCGGACGACGCCTTGATCTTCCGCAACAACAGGATTTATGTGCCGATCGTGCGTGCAAATCGACTGCACCTGGTGGAAGTTGGGCTGGGCTTCGACAACGGGGTGTCTGTGCAAA